The following proteins are co-located in the Methylomonas sp. 11b genome:
- a CDS encoding SDR family oxidoreductase has protein sequence MIVGKTLFITGCSSGIGYHTALFLKQRGHRVICSARKPEDVERLRGEGFECLQLDLADSCSICQAVSELIALTDGKIDALFNNGAFGQPGAVEDLSRDVLRHQFETNLFGTHELTNLLLPLMRKQGHGRVIYNSSVLGFVAMKFRGAYNASKFALEGLADTLRLELRGTGIHIVLIEPGPIASRFRENAFALYQKHIDAEHSFHKDTYKAMEARLQKPGPAAPFTLPATAVAEKVAHALESNRPKIRYRVTVPTHLFAWLKRLLPSAWLDKLLVSVE, from the coding sequence ATGATTGTCGGCAAAACGCTGTTTATCACCGGCTGCTCTTCCGGCATCGGTTATCACACCGCTCTGTTTTTGAAACAGCGCGGCCACCGGGTGATTTGCTCCGCGCGTAAGCCCGAGGATGTAGAGCGTTTGCGTGGTGAAGGCTTCGAATGTCTGCAACTTGATTTGGCGGATTCTTGTAGCATTTGCCAAGCAGTGAGTGAGCTAATCGCACTGACCGACGGCAAGATCGATGCGCTGTTCAACAACGGCGCCTTTGGTCAGCCGGGTGCCGTGGAAGATTTGAGTCGGGATGTGCTGCGGCATCAATTCGAAACCAATCTGTTCGGCACCCACGAATTAACCAACCTGCTATTACCGCTGATGCGCAAACAGGGCCATGGCCGGGTGATCTATAACAGCTCGGTACTAGGGTTCGTGGCGATGAAGTTTCGCGGCGCGTATAACGCCAGCAAATTCGCGTTGGAAGGCTTGGCGGATACCTTGCGCTTGGAATTGCGCGGCACCGGCATTCATATCGTGTTGATCGAACCGGGACCGATAGCAAGCCGTTTCCGGGAAAATGCCTTTGCTTTGTATCAAAAACATATCGATGCCGAGCATAGTTTTCATAAAGACACCTACAAAGCCATGGAAGCCCGGCTGCAAAAGCCCGGCCCGGCCGCACCGTTTACGTTACCGGCCACCGCAGTCGCGGAAAAAGTGGCGCATGCCTTGGAGTCGAATCGGCCGAAAATTCGCTACCGGGTGACAGTGCCCACACATTTGTTTGCTTGGTTGAAACGGCTGCTGCCCAGCGCATGGCTGGATAAGCTGCTAGTCAGCGTCGAATAA
- a CDS encoding DUF4124 domain-containing protein, which translates to MKNLFFVFALFLSVDSWAGVFKCTDASGHTNYQSSPCTVEHKAVQMNTKTGSSVDLNALERQQAAEAELKKQQSAQEQAEHQAKLDAIAKNKQDARVQSEMTQTLIKQNPMQFSAFAIPPYDPEKLPAQVKPFETRLPDVEKFRRLAAQKALASGECQRIEADELTGKSKPDQLNFLINCSSGKTFLFNEADLVQP; encoded by the coding sequence ATGAAAAATCTGTTCTTCGTTTTTGCCCTGTTCCTGTCCGTCGACAGTTGGGCCGGGGTTTTTAAATGCACTGACGCAAGCGGTCACACTAATTATCAATCGTCGCCCTGCACGGTGGAACACAAAGCGGTGCAGATGAATACTAAAACCGGCAGCAGCGTCGATTTAAATGCGCTGGAAAGGCAGCAAGCCGCGGAAGCCGAATTGAAAAAGCAGCAGTCTGCGCAGGAACAAGCCGAGCACCAGGCCAAACTCGACGCCATCGCCAAAAATAAGCAAGATGCCAGAGTTCAGAGTGAAATGACCCAGACGCTAATTAAGCAAAACCCCATGCAATTTTCCGCATTCGCCATCCCACCTTACGACCCGGAAAAACTACCCGCGCAAGTCAAACCCTTCGAAACGCGCCTGCCGGATGTCGAAAAATTCCGAAGGCTGGCCGCACAAAAAGCCTTAGCCAGCGGCGAGTGTCAACGCATCGAAGCCGATGAACTAACCGGGAAAAGCAAACCGGATCAGCTAAATTTTCTGATTAATTGCAGCAGCGGCAAAACCTTTTTGTTCAACGAGGCTGATCTCGTTCAACCATGA
- a CDS encoding EAL domain-containing protein codes for MHRAKKRWFCRLLISGHELDGEVYQSFRQYPAASNSDRLRELKSHGVETAINDFGTGYSSLNNLRRLPLEFLKIDKSLVSDADMAAESKAIIRAISAMVKSLGLKTIAGGVERPAQELILREMACEFGQGYPHAKPMAYGKLLEFRSSRALVETL; via the coding sequence TTGCATCGCGCAAAAAAGCGGTGGTTTTGCCGGCTACTAATTTCCGGGCATGAGCTTGACGGCGAAGTGTATCAGTCTTTTCGGCAATATCCAGCCGCTTCAAACTCTGATCGTTTGCGGGAATTAAAGTCGCACGGGGTTGAGACCGCGATCAACGATTTTGGCACCGGCTATTCTTCTTTGAATAATCTTCGCCGTCTGCCATTGGAGTTTCTGAAAATCGACAAATCCCTTGTTTCGGACGCTGATATGGCCGCGGAAAGTAAAGCCATTATTCGGGCGATTTCGGCCATGGTCAAAAGCCTGGGACTAAAAACCATAGCCGGAGGCGTCGAACGGCCCGCGCAAGAATTGATTTTGCGGGAAATGGCTTGCGAATTTGGGCAGGGTTATCCGCATGCCAAGCCGATGGCCTATGGCAAATTGCTGGAATTTAGGAGTTCCAGGGCTTTGGTTGAGACACTTTGA
- a CDS encoding PEP-CTERM sorting domain-containing protein (PEP-CTERM proteins occur, often in large numbers, in the proteomes of bacteria that also encode an exosortase, a predicted intramembrane cysteine proteinase. The presence of a PEP-CTERM domain at a protein's C-terminus predicts cleavage within the sorting domain, followed by covalent anchoring to some some component of the (usually Gram-negative) cell surface. Many PEP-CTERM proteins exhibit an unusual sequence composition that includes large numbers of potential glycosylation sites. Expression of one such protein has been shown restore the ability of a bacterium to form floc, a type of biofilm.), translated as MQFKILLPSALLALSAIPTASSAQGVSLAAGFTDFSTWSLYGSATAINATPGNGFTYSNLELTVPGTGGSAGAGFAPAAITLDLNQAFSFDFHFFIPANTGIRGDGLTFTLSDAPGIGGGGSDLGYAGLSNSLAFAVDTFNFGGEPESPSIQILQNGDVNPLAYTETGLGDSIRDPNWQWRATFTYTPSGLQDETGDLTGTIYHADLGTFSVTATSVDLSNLGTAVAAGHQLYYGFTAGNGLADDGHFVTSATPVPVPAAIWLFGTSIAGLFGFNRRRSA; from the coding sequence ATGCAATTTAAAATTTTATTACCTTCAGCTTTATTGGCACTTTCCGCCATACCGACCGCAAGTTCCGCGCAAGGTGTGAGTTTGGCAGCGGGCTTTACAGACTTCAGCACATGGAGCCTTTATGGCTCGGCAACTGCAATCAACGCGACTCCCGGCAATGGCTTTACCTACAGCAACTTGGAGTTGACCGTACCGGGAACTGGCGGTAGCGCCGGCGCCGGATTTGCTCCGGCCGCGATCACGCTAGACCTCAACCAAGCCTTCAGCTTTGACTTTCATTTCTTTATTCCGGCCAACACCGGTATTCGCGGAGACGGTTTAACTTTCACGTTATCGGATGCACCCGGTATTGGCGGCGGCGGTTCGGATTTGGGCTACGCCGGACTATCAAACAGCCTGGCATTCGCTGTCGATACATTTAATTTCGGCGGCGAACCGGAATCTCCCAGTATTCAGATTCTACAAAATGGCGATGTCAATCCGCTGGCCTACACCGAAACAGGCTTGGGGGATTCAATCAGAGACCCAAACTGGCAATGGCGCGCTACTTTTACCTACACGCCATCGGGTTTGCAGGATGAAACTGGCGATCTGACCGGCACTATTTACCATGCAGATTTGGGCACGTTTTCTGTCACCGCTACGTCAGTGGATTTAAGCAACCTGGGTACGGCAGTGGCAGCTGGTCATCAGTTGTATTATGGCTTTACTGCCGGGAACGGTTTAGCCGACGACGGCCATTTTGTCACTTCGGCGACCCCCGTGCCTGTTCCGGCTGCGATATGGTTGTTCGGCACTTCTATCGCCGGGTTGTTTGGGTTCAACCGTCGCCGTTCGGCATAA
- a CDS encoding thymidylate synthase, whose protein sequence is MQPYLDLLADIMANGIDKSDRTGTGTRSLFGRQIRYNLANGFPLLTTKKLHFKSIAYELLWFLRGDTNIQYLNDHGVTIWDEWATPDGELGPVYGAQWRNWLGPHGERYDQMQILLDGLKNKPDSRRHIVSGWNVAFLPDETVGPRENAAAGRMALPPCHVLYQFYVANGKLSCMMTQRSADCFLGVPYNQASVALLTHMLAQQCDLDVGELIMSFGDVHIYRNHFEQVALQLSRQPLAPPQLQFKRRPESLFSYEFADFELLGYQAHRHIAGAVSV, encoded by the coding sequence ATGCAACCCTACCTGGATCTCCTCGCCGACATCATGGCTAACGGCATCGACAAAAGCGATCGCACCGGTACCGGTACTCGCTCCTTGTTCGGTCGGCAGATACGCTACAACTTGGCGAACGGCTTTCCGCTGTTGACCACCAAGAAGTTGCACTTCAAATCCATTGCTTACGAATTGCTATGGTTTTTGCGGGGCGATACCAATATCCAATATTTGAACGATCACGGTGTAACGATTTGGGATGAATGGGCCACGCCGGACGGCGAACTGGGGCCGGTATACGGTGCACAGTGGCGTAACTGGTTGGGGCCGCATGGCGAGCGTTACGATCAGATGCAGATTTTGCTGGACGGTTTAAAAAACAAACCGGATTCGCGCCGGCATATCGTCAGCGGTTGGAATGTGGCATTTTTGCCGGATGAAACCGTAGGCCCGCGCGAGAATGCTGCTGCCGGGCGCATGGCCCTACCGCCCTGCCATGTGTTGTATCAATTTTATGTGGCGAACGGGAAGTTGTCCTGCATGATGACCCAGCGCAGTGCCGATTGCTTTTTGGGTGTGCCTTACAATCAGGCTAGTGTGGCGTTGTTGACACATATGCTGGCGCAACAATGCGACTTGGACGTGGGTGAGTTGATCATGTCGTTCGGCGACGTGCATATCTATCGCAACCATTTCGAGCAAGTTGCATTACAACTCAGCCGGCAACCGTTGGCGCCGCCGCAACTGCAATTCAAGCGCCGGCCGGAATCGCTATTTTCCTATGAATTTGCCGACTTCGAGTTGCTGGGTTATCAAGCGCATCGGCATATCGCCGGTGCTGTTTCAGTTTAG
- the smbP gene encoding small metal-binding protein SmbP has product MKIFTAISISALLFASTGVFAEEHAAAALEHANQAVTHGKAGHSPILVEHAEAALTHAKKGAEVAKGEYKTHLDAGVKSLESAIEHGKMGHADVATKAAEEAVGHIKAGNK; this is encoded by the coding sequence ATGAAAATATTTACAGCTATTTCTATTAGTGCATTACTGTTCGCTAGCACCGGCGTATTCGCCGAAGAACACGCTGCCGCGGCACTGGAGCACGCAAATCAGGCGGTCACTCACGGTAAAGCCGGCCATAGCCCGATTTTGGTGGAACATGCCGAAGCCGCCTTAACCCATGCCAAAAAAGGCGCCGAAGTCGCCAAGGGCGAATATAAAACGCATCTCGATGCCGGGGTAAAATCGTTGGAAAGCGCGATCGAGCACGGCAAAATGGGCCATGCCGACGTAGCTACGAAAGCGGCGGAAGAAGCCGTCGGCCATATCAAGGCCGGCAACAAGTAA
- the nth gene encoding endonuclease III, producing the protein MNNEKRLLIFQRLAEATPNPTTELNFTTPFELLVAVVLSAQATDKGVNKATAKLFPVANTPQAILALGEDGLKEHIKTIGLFNSKAANVIKLCQTLLEQHGGEVPREREALEALAGVGRKTANVILNTAFGEPTIAVDTHIFRVANRIGLAPGKNVLEVERKLDKTVPKQYKKDAHHLLILHGRYICVARKPRCGACCIADVCEFKAKNLD; encoded by the coding sequence ATGAATAACGAAAAACGCCTGTTGATATTCCAGCGCTTGGCAGAAGCCACGCCCAATCCGACCACCGAACTAAATTTCACTACCCCGTTCGAATTATTGGTGGCGGTGGTGTTGTCGGCGCAAGCGACCGATAAGGGCGTCAACAAGGCGACTGCCAAGCTGTTTCCCGTTGCGAATACCCCGCAGGCGATCCTGGCCTTGGGTGAAGACGGTTTAAAGGAGCACATCAAAACTATCGGCTTATTCAACAGCAAGGCGGCAAATGTCATAAAACTTTGTCAGACTCTGCTGGAACAGCATGGCGGAGAAGTGCCGCGAGAACGGGAAGCCTTGGAGGCGCTGGCCGGAGTGGGCCGCAAAACCGCGAATGTGATTTTAAACACAGCATTTGGCGAACCGACCATTGCCGTGGACACGCATATTTTTCGGGTTGCCAACCGAATCGGTCTGGCGCCGGGCAAAAATGTACTGGAAGTCGAGCGGAAGCTGGATAAAACCGTGCCCAAGCAATACAAGAAAGACGCACATCATTTATTGATTTTGCACGGTCGCTATATTTGCGTGGCCAGGAAGCCGCGTTGCGGTGCTTGCTGCATCGCCGATGTCTGCGAATTTAAGGCAAAGAATTTAGACTGA
- a CDS encoding DedA family protein gives MDFNDLQQLVIDYGYLALFIGTYLEGETILVIAGFLAHGGYLQLEWVMLTAFLGTFAGDQTFFYLGRWKGIAFLEKRPLWHSKTDKVFDLLHKHQIPVILGFRFLYGVRNVTPFVIGASKIHPLKFFLLNFLGAGIWAIAVGYLGYTFGEFAESIMGQVKKYEMYILGVLVAIGVALFWRSTHKPEAPEE, from the coding sequence ATGGATTTTAATGATTTACAGCAGCTGGTTATCGATTACGGCTATCTAGCCTTGTTTATCGGTACGTATCTGGAAGGCGAAACCATTCTGGTCATCGCCGGCTTTTTGGCGCATGGCGGCTATTTGCAGCTGGAATGGGTGATGCTGACGGCGTTTTTAGGTACCTTTGCCGGCGACCAGACTTTTTTCTATCTGGGCCGTTGGAAAGGTATCGCTTTTCTGGAGAAACGTCCGCTTTGGCACAGCAAAACCGACAAGGTTTTCGATTTGCTGCACAAGCATCAGATACCGGTGATATTGGGGTTTCGCTTTCTCTACGGCGTGCGTAACGTCACGCCGTTTGTGATCGGTGCCAGCAAGATTCATCCCTTGAAGTTTTTCTTGCTGAACTTCCTCGGCGCCGGCATTTGGGCGATAGCTGTCGGGTATCTGGGCTACACCTTCGGCGAATTTGCCGAGTCCATCATGGGCCAGGTCAAAAAATACGAAATGTATATCCTCGGCGTACTGGTTGCCATTGGCGTGGCCTTATTTTGGCGGTCTACGCACAAACCAGAAGCGCCGGAAGAGTAA
- a CDS encoding HvfB family MNIO-type RiPP peptide maturase: protein MDSVRNLVHGAGLGLRRSFLGEIVEQPPGNVDFYEVAPENWMTIGGKFGKQFRAMTERFNFVCHGLSLSIGSSDPLDEQFVRELKLFMREHGIKFYSEHLSYCSHGGHLYDLMPMPFTEDAVKHVAARIRRVQDILEQRMAIENISYYAAPGQEMAEIDFFNAVVTEADCDVLIDINNIYVNSVNHGYDAETFLRAMPAERIAYAHIAGHYVEAEDFLVDTHGAPVIDPVWTLLGKAYELFGVFPTLLERDFNIPSLLELSREVDTIQAIQQHYAADRQKQVA, encoded by the coding sequence ATGGATAGCGTTCGCAATCTCGTTCACGGTGCCGGCTTGGGTTTAAGGCGGTCATTTTTGGGTGAGATTGTCGAGCAACCGCCCGGTAACGTCGATTTTTACGAAGTGGCGCCGGAAAACTGGATGACCATAGGCGGCAAGTTCGGCAAGCAGTTTCGGGCCATGACCGAACGTTTTAATTTTGTCTGTCATGGCTTGTCTCTGTCGATAGGCAGCAGCGATCCGCTCGACGAACAGTTCGTGCGCGAACTTAAACTGTTCATGCGCGAACACGGTATCAAGTTCTACAGCGAGCACCTCAGCTATTGCAGTCACGGCGGGCACTTGTATGACTTGATGCCGATGCCGTTTACCGAAGACGCGGTTAAGCATGTCGCCGCGCGTATCCGCAGGGTGCAGGATATTCTGGAACAGCGCATGGCTATCGAAAATATTTCCTATTACGCCGCGCCGGGACAGGAAATGGCCGAGATCGATTTTTTCAACGCGGTAGTCACTGAAGCCGACTGCGATGTGCTGATCGACATCAACAATATCTACGTTAACAGCGTCAATCACGGCTACGATGCCGAGACCTTTCTGCGGGCCATGCCTGCCGAGCGCATCGCTTACGCACACATTGCCGGTCATTATGTGGAAGCAGAGGATTTTCTGGTCGATACCCACGGCGCGCCGGTGATCGATCCGGTCTGGACTTTGCTGGGCAAGGCTTACGAGCTGTTCGGCGTATTCCCTACCCTGCTTGAGCGGGATTTCAACATTCCTTCCTTGCTTGAGTTAAGCAGGGAAGTCGATACCATCCAAGCCATACAGCAGCACTATGCGGCTGACCGGCAAAAACAGGTGGCCTGA
- a CDS encoding HvfC family RiPP maturation protein gives MAADFQATQGQFAAYIRDPQNNPPPADVEPRRMAMYRELFFNNIDSFIASNFPVLRAILDDTQWLEITQDFFTRHRCETPYFSEIAEEFLAYLQNERHNPDDYPFMLELAHYEWVEMALSIAKDTPILGDSNFLENLLPRNMALSPLAWPLLYRYPVQAIGPGFLPLEPPEQPTCLIVYRDSLDSVHFLKTTGLTIRLLQILQDKGPMTGESCLRTVTTEFPQLDSQALMVNGPPMLRELAEKGILIPAVDA, from the coding sequence ATGGCTGCCGATTTTCAGGCTACCCAAGGCCAATTTGCCGCTTATATTCGCGATCCGCAAAATAACCCACCGCCAGCAGATGTCGAGCCACGGCGCATGGCGATGTATCGGGAGTTGTTTTTCAATAATATCGACAGTTTTATTGCCAGTAATTTTCCAGTATTACGAGCTATCCTCGATGACACGCAATGGCTGGAAATCACCCAGGATTTTTTTACCCGGCATCGCTGCGAAACGCCCTATTTCTCGGAAATTGCCGAAGAGTTTTTGGCCTATCTGCAAAACGAACGACACAACCCGGACGATTATCCGTTTATGCTGGAGTTGGCGCATTACGAATGGGTGGAAATGGCCTTGTCGATTGCCAAGGACACACCGATATTGGGCGACAGCAATTTTCTGGAGAACTTATTGCCGCGCAACATGGCGTTATCGCCCTTGGCCTGGCCGCTGCTGTACCGCTATCCGGTGCAGGCAATAGGCCCAGGCTTTTTACCGTTAGAGCCGCCGGAGCAACCCACTTGTTTGATCGTTTACCGCGACAGTCTCGACAGCGTGCATTTTCTGAAAACCACCGGTTTGACGATACGCCTGCTGCAAATTTTGCAAGATAAAGGGCCAATGACGGGGGAGAGTTGTTTGCGAACGGTCACCACGGAATTCCCACAACTCGATAGCCAAGCCTTAATGGTCAACGGTCCCCCCATGCTGCGGGAGTTAGCCGAGAAAGGTATTCTTATTCCAGCTGTTGACGCCTAA
- a CDS encoding ASCH domain-containing protein: MTQYPEKSCSIDRLVRHPKLVAATLAGEKTQQRRDGLYAYPGETFVLEDVVFEITSVERQRIGDMSDADARAEGYPNLAMYKDLILKMHSGMEWNEDGLVWVHSFRRQQLE, encoded by the coding sequence ATGACTCAATACCCCGAAAAATCTTGCAGCATCGATCGATTGGTTCGTCACCCGAAATTGGTGGCGGCAACGTTGGCCGGCGAAAAAACCCAGCAACGCCGCGACGGTTTATATGCTTACCCCGGCGAAACCTTTGTATTGGAAGACGTAGTATTTGAAATAACTAGCGTGGAGCGGCAGAGAATAGGGGATATGAGCGATGCGGATGCCAGGGCGGAAGGTTATCCGAACTTGGCAATGTATAAGGACTTAATACTGAAAATGCACAGCGGCATGGAGTGGAACGAGGACGGACTGGTCTGGGTACACAGCTTTAGGCGTCAACAGCTGGAATAA
- a CDS encoding methyl-accepting chemotaxis protein, producing the protein MSIFQFAIMICVALISAGIAAWITKGRCITAAQNTLADKAPALSIAEVEKYICGLDRFAEQVTPVWAAQIDSTRQQIEQAITLLTQRFAGITSNLDTALRSSHSTLGGNGEEVFVNSNAHLQKVVSSMDAALQENLAVLQKIRSLAGFIDELKQMAKEVARIAEQTNLIALNAAIEAARAGEAGRGFAVVADEVRKLSNLSGETGKQIGSKVEQVSSAIQTALVAVEKSAQNEAEAVSTCNGNIQTVMDNLHDVFAKLQSYSSNLSHSALAIKGEIDESLVHFQFQDRIGQILQHVKDSIADFPKQLNRSHAGGVFALQPIDADHILSGLTSTYTMESEHQAHGHGGRTVEPQTQEITFF; encoded by the coding sequence ATGTCTATATTTCAATTCGCAATAATGATTTGCGTTGCATTGATTTCGGCAGGAATCGCCGCTTGGATCACCAAAGGACGCTGTATTACCGCCGCCCAAAACACCTTGGCCGACAAAGCGCCCGCCTTATCGATAGCCGAAGTAGAAAAATATATTTGCGGTCTGGATCGGTTTGCCGAGCAAGTCACGCCGGTATGGGCAGCGCAAATCGATTCGACCCGGCAACAAATCGAGCAGGCGATTACTTTGTTGACCCAACGCTTTGCCGGGATCACCAGTAATCTGGATACGGCTTTGAGATCTTCTCATTCCACTCTCGGTGGCAATGGCGAAGAGGTATTCGTAAACAGCAACGCCCATTTGCAAAAAGTAGTTAGCTCCATGGATGCGGCCTTGCAAGAGAATTTGGCGGTCTTGCAAAAAATCCGCTCCTTGGCTGGATTTATAGATGAATTAAAACAGATGGCCAAGGAGGTGGCGCGGATTGCCGAACAAACCAATCTGATTGCCTTAAATGCCGCTATCGAAGCGGCTCGAGCGGGCGAAGCCGGCCGCGGTTTTGCCGTGGTAGCGGATGAGGTTAGAAAGCTATCCAACTTGTCCGGCGAAACCGGTAAGCAGATCGGCTCCAAAGTTGAGCAAGTTAGCTCAGCTATTCAAACCGCGTTGGTAGCGGTGGAAAAAAGTGCGCAAAACGAGGCCGAAGCCGTATCGACCTGTAACGGCAATATTCAAACAGTAATGGATAACTTGCATGATGTGTTTGCCAAATTGCAGAGCTATTCCAGCAACCTAAGCCATTCGGCGCTCGCCATAAAAGGTGAGATAGACGAATCCTTAGTGCATTTTCAATTTCAAGATCGGATCGGCCAAATTCTGCAACACGTCAAAGACAGCATTGCCGATTTCCCCAAGCAACTCAACCGCAGCCATGCCGGTGGCGTATTTGCATTGCAGCCGATAGATGCGGATCACATTTTAAGCGGCTTGACCAGTACCTACACCATGGAATCCGAACACCAAGCCCATGGTCATGGCGGTCGAACAGTTGAACCTCAAACGCAAGAAATTACTTTTTTCTAG
- a CDS encoding response regulator, with the protein MAKTILVVDDAASVRQVVGIALKGAGYEVIEACDGKDGLSKLNGQKIHLIISDVNMPNMDGITFVKELKQLPAYKFTPVIMLTTESQEGKKQEGQAAGAKAWVVKPFQPAQMLAAVSKLILP; encoded by the coding sequence ATGGCAAAAACGATATTGGTAGTAGACGATGCGGCTTCAGTCCGTCAGGTAGTAGGTATTGCGCTGAAGGGCGCCGGTTATGAGGTGATAGAAGCGTGTGACGGCAAGGATGGGCTAAGTAAGCTCAACGGCCAGAAGATTCATCTAATCATATCCGACGTCAATATGCCTAACATGGATGGCATTACCTTCGTTAAGGAACTCAAGCAGCTGCCGGCCTATAAATTTACCCCGGTAATTATGCTGACCACCGAATCCCAGGAAGGCAAAAAACAGGAAGGCCAGGCGGCGGGCGCCAAAGCCTGGGTGGTCAAACCGTTTCAGCCCGCGCAAATGTTAGCGGCGGTTTCCAAGTTAATTTTGCCTTGA
- a CDS encoding STAS domain-containing protein produces the protein MPSLTIKDELTIYTAADQKSNLLMFLTAGDDLEINLANVTEIDTAGLQLLILIKREAAHLGKSLRFVMHSKAVLDVLELANLTGAFGDQVVLTQN, from the coding sequence ATGCCAAGCCTAACTATTAAAGACGAGTTAACCATTTATACCGCGGCGGATCAGAAATCCAACCTGCTGATGTTTCTAACGGCGGGTGACGATTTGGAAATCAATCTTGCCAACGTCACCGAAATCGATACTGCCGGCCTACAGTTGTTGATTCTAATCAAACGGGAAGCCGCGCATTTAGGCAAAAGCCTGCGCTTCGTGATGCACAGCAAAGCCGTGTTGGATGTATTGGAACTAGCGAATCTGACGGGTGCTTTTGGCGATCAGGTTGTACTGACCCAAAATTAA